One window of the Bradysia coprophila strain Holo2 chromosome X unlocalized genomic scaffold, BU_Bcop_v1 contig_26, whole genome shotgun sequence genome contains the following:
- the LOC119069314 gene encoding 3-hydroxy-3-methylglutaryl-coenzyme A reductase, with amino-acid sequence MICRLFRAHGEFCASHPWEVIVALLTLTACILTVDKGSENTSTTRPRQCQGWRDSCEGFEAEYNAADVILMTIVRCSAVLYSYYQFLNLHKFGSKYILGIAGLFTVFSSFIFTSSVINFLGSEVSDLKDALFFFLLLIDLSKAGYLAQLALRGSNPSEVTLNIARGMELLGPAISLDTLVETLVIGVGTLSGVQRLEVLCGFAVMSVVVNYVVFMTFYPACLSLIMDLSKNGVELSKVKERAKDSLALHSFIEEDHKPNPVVQRVKVIMSTGLMLVHAYSRFVFTDKDPVSTNGPLHLNQQHSVAMNRTEPSDVSGYIIKWLTMSADQIVILILLIALLVKFIFFEDREDLADQLRQQQQQQQIAAATQVDADNLEAETTQSETTTMPKKVPKVPMFVISDITEFVDRSTQTDFDDYEDDCVEMKQFVSLPPRPLDECLAILNSDDGASVLTDEEITLIVRGGGGHCPLYKIESIINDPERGVKLRRNIMSAEANIPLDTLNSLSYKHFDYTKVMNACCENVLGYVQIPVGYAGPLLLDGCKYFVPMATTEGALVASTNRGCKALSVRGVSSFVEDIGMTRAPCVKFPNVLRASMAKRWIEHPDNFENIKTAFDSTSRFARLQEVLIAMDGPQLYIRFRALTGDAMGMNMVSKGAEMALRYIHKAFPDMQIISLSGNFCSDKKPAAINWIKGRGKRVVCECIIPADKLKSILKTDAKTLVQCNKLKNMAGSAMAGSIGGNNAHAANMVTAVYIACGQDPAQNVTSSNCSTGMELYGETGEDLYLTCTMPSLEVGTVGGGTGLPGQSACLEMLGVRGAHKTNPAENSKTLAKIICATVMAGELSLMAALVNSDLVKSHMRHNRSSVAVNPGFGLNLPMSTATATSSTTTLTTSST; translated from the exons ATGATTTGCCGATTGTTTCGTGCACATGGCGAATTCTGTGCTTCACATCCTTGGGAGGTTATTGTTGCGCTGTTAACATTAACGGCGTGCATTTTAACGGTGGACAAAGGCAGCGAAAATACATCGACCACTCGGCCCCGGCAGTGTCAAGGATGGCGTGACTCGTGCGAAGGATTCGAAGCCGAATATAATGCGGCTGATGTCATACTGATGACCATCGTCAGATGTTCAGCCGTTCTATATTCGTActatcaatttttgaatttacacAAATTCGGATCAAAGTACATATTGG GCATTGCCGGTCTATTCACGGTATTCTCCAGTTTTATATTCACATCCAGTGTCATTAACTTCCTCGGCAGCGAAGTGTCTGATCTCAA AGATGCACTATTCTTCTTCCTACTGTTAATCGACTTGTCCAAGGCTGGCTATCTGGCACAACTAGCTCTACGAGGTTCGAATCCATCGGAGGTTACACTGAATATAGCTCGTGGTATGGAACTTCTTGGCCCGGCAATTTCATTGGATACACTGGTTGAAACATTGGTCATCGGCGTTGGAACACTGTCCGGCGTACAGCGATTAGAAGTTCTATGCGGATTTGCTGTGATGTCGGTAGTGGTGAATTATGTCGTCTTTATGACCTTCTATCCAGCCTGTTTGTCGTTGATCATGGATCTATCGAAGAACGGTGTTGAGTTGTCGAAAGTGAAGGAACGTGCAAAGGATTCGTTGGCTCTGCACTCATTCATCGAAGAAGATCATAAACCGAATCCGGTCGTGCAAAGAGTGAAGGTCATTATGTCCACCGGCCTGATGCTTGTTCATGCCTACAG TCGCTTTGTGTTCACCGATAAAGACCCGGTATCAACCAATGGTCCATTGCATCTCAATCAGCAACATTCAGTAGCTATGAATCGTACCGAACCGAGTGATGTGTCTGGCTACATTATCAA ATGGTTGACAATGAGCGCAGACCAAATCGTTATACTCATCCTACTAATAGCACTGCTAGTCAAATTTATATTCTTCGAGGACCGTGAAGACCTAGCCGACCAATTGCGTCAACAGCAACAGCAACAGCAAATAGCTGCTGCCACACAAGTTGATGCCGACAATCTGGAAGCTGAGACCACACAATCGGAAACTACCACAATGCCAAAGAAAGTACCGAAAGTACCAATGTTCGTGATATCCGACATTACCGAATTTGTCGACCGGTCAACGCAAACTGATTTCGATGACTACGAAGACGATTGCGtcgaaatgaaacaatttgttAGTTTGCCGCCTCGCCCGTTAGACGAGTGTTTAGCAATTTTAAACTCAGATGACGGGGCAAGCGTATTAACCGATGAAGAAATAACGCTAATTGTTCGAGGTGGTGGAGGACATTGTCCATTATACAAAATCGAATCAATTATCAACGATCCGGAACGCGGTGTCAAATTGCGACGTAATATTATGTCGGCTGAGGCGAATATACCGCTGGATACGCTAAACAGCTTGTCCTACAAGCATTTTGACTATACTAAAGTGATGAATGCATGCTGTGAGAATGTGTTGGGCTACGTTCAGATACCCGTGGGATATGCCGGCCCATTGTTATTGGATggatgtaaatattttgtaccaATGGCAACGACTGAAGGCGCATTAGTAGCTAGTACTAATCGTGGTTGTAAAGCCCTGTCTGTGCGTGGAGTTTCTAGTTTTGTTGAAGATATCGGAATGACTCGGGCACCATGCGTCAAATTTCCAAACGTTTTACGAGCCTCCATGGCCAAAAGGTGGATAGAACATCCGGATAATTTCGAGAACATCAAAACTGCATTCGACTCAACTAGTCGATTTGCCAGATTACAAGAGGTTTTAATTGCCATGGATGGTCCGCAGCTGTACATTCGATTCCGTGCTCTGACTGGCGATGCAATGGGAATGAATATGGTGTCCAAAGGTGCTGAGATGGCCCTGCGATACATACACAAAGCCTTTCCGGATATGCAAATCATCAGTTTGAGCGGTAATTTCTGTTCGGACAAGAAGCCGGCTGCAATAAACTGGATCAAAGGGCGCGGCAAGCGTGTAGTTTGTGAGTGTATCATTCCAGCGGACAAATTGAAATCGATCTTGAAAACGGATGCCAAAACTTTGGTTCAAtgcaacaaattgaaaaatatggcCGGAAGTGCTATGGCTGGTAGTATCGGCGGTAATAATGCTCATGCTGCGAATATGGTAACAGCCGTTTACATTGCGTGCGGTCAAGATCCGGCTCAGAATGTGACCAGCAGCAATTGTTCGACGGGAATGGAACTGTACGGAGAAACTGGCGAAGATTTGTACTTGACCTGTACGATGCCATCTTTGGAAGTTGGCACAGTCGGAGGTGGTACCGGCTTACCCGGTCAAAGTGCATGTTTGGAAATGTTGGGCGTTCGAGGAGCGCACAAAACAAATCCGGCGGAAAATTCGAAAACTCTGGCTAAAATAATTTGCGCAACTGTTATGGCCGGTGAACTGAGCTTAATGGCTGCACTCGTCAATAGTGATCTAGTCAAAAGTCATATGCGTCATAATCG ATCATCTGTGGCTGTCAATCCAGGTTTTGGATTGAATCTTCCAATGTCAACAGCAACTGCAACATCATCTACGACAACATTAACTACCTCATCGACATAG